The following coding sequences are from one Microbacterium sp. SORGH_AS_0969 window:
- the epsC gene encoding serine O-acetyltransferase EpsC: protein MGVLSRIREDISSAKLRDPAARGGLEIALLYPGLHAVWSYRVANRLWRRGLRFPARALSQATRWLTGIEIHPGATIGRRFFIDHGMGVVIGETAEVGDDVMLYHGVTLGGRQREGGKRHPTLHDGVAVGAGAKVLGPVTIGARAVIGANAVVTRDAPADSVLVGVPAKARSRRAGEDTRALLMAPEYSI, encoded by the coding sequence GTGGGGGTTCTCTCCCGCATCCGCGAAGACATCTCCTCGGCGAAGCTCCGCGATCCCGCGGCTCGAGGCGGGCTCGAGATCGCGCTGCTGTACCCGGGGCTGCACGCCGTGTGGTCGTACCGCGTCGCGAACCGCCTGTGGCGACGGGGGCTGCGCTTCCCGGCGCGGGCCCTGTCCCAGGCGACGCGCTGGCTCACCGGCATCGAGATCCACCCCGGCGCCACGATCGGACGCCGCTTCTTCATCGACCACGGCATGGGCGTCGTCATCGGTGAGACGGCCGAGGTCGGCGACGACGTCATGCTCTACCACGGCGTGACCCTCGGCGGTCGGCAGCGCGAGGGCGGCAAGCGCCACCCCACGCTTCACGATGGAGTCGCCGTCGGAGCCGGGGCGAAGGTCCTGGGGCCCGTCACCATCGGAGCGCGAGCAGTGATCGGGGCGAATGCGGTGGTCACGCGCGATGCGCCCGCGGACAGCGTGCTCGTGGGCGTGCCGGCGAAGGCGCGCTCGCGACGGGCCGGTGAAGACACACGGGCCCTGCTGATGGCACCCGAGTACTCGATCTGA
- a CDS encoding helix-turn-helix domain-containing protein: MHRWDTREKRPSEQYAYWREVVCAAFTPLRPAARGTRDDWTHAGLEGHVESQPFGQVNGAEIATCSQVIHHGPDEVRRVDEEVVFVNLMLDGRCIVSQDGRRSMSGPGTFSIVDVTRPFSLDYLDPWRTVSFRVPARDIPDGLRANATARTFSAAGGLGAVIADTVRSSWMQASRMSAGEADAVGIAVASLTRALSLASPTTTLAEEDGGDAVLRRSIEHHLERHIRFVDTSPAAIARHFAISVRKLHQVYESAPLTYGQTVMRVRVLACADDLRAERGRVTLTHLAAKWGFSDLSHLHRAFRHHLGQTPREVLAQLDATEAAWERAS, translated from the coding sequence ATGCATCGCTGGGACACGCGCGAGAAGCGCCCGTCTGAGCAGTACGCCTACTGGCGCGAGGTGGTGTGCGCGGCCTTCACCCCGCTCAGACCCGCGGCGCGCGGCACCCGTGACGACTGGACGCACGCGGGACTCGAGGGTCACGTCGAGAGTCAGCCCTTCGGCCAGGTCAACGGCGCCGAGATCGCCACGTGCTCCCAGGTCATCCACCACGGCCCCGACGAGGTACGCCGGGTCGACGAGGAGGTCGTCTTCGTCAACCTGATGCTCGACGGGCGCTGCATCGTCTCGCAGGACGGCCGGCGCAGCATGTCGGGCCCCGGAACCTTCTCGATCGTCGATGTCACCCGACCTTTCTCCCTGGACTACCTCGACCCCTGGCGCACGGTGTCGTTCCGCGTGCCGGCGCGAGACATCCCCGACGGGCTGCGCGCGAACGCCACGGCACGCACGTTCTCCGCCGCCGGCGGGCTGGGGGCGGTCATCGCCGACACGGTGCGCTCCTCCTGGATGCAGGCGTCTCGCATGAGCGCGGGCGAAGCGGATGCCGTGGGCATCGCCGTCGCGTCGCTGACCAGGGCTCTGAGCCTTGCGTCGCCGACGACGACCCTCGCCGAAGAGGACGGCGGCGATGCGGTGTTGCGGCGGAGCATCGAGCACCATCTCGAGCGCCACATCCGCTTCGTTGACACCTCCCCCGCCGCGATCGCGCGGCACTTCGCCATCTCGGTCCGCAAACTCCACCAGGTGTACGAGAGCGCCCCGCTCACGTACGGGCAGACGGTGATGCGCGTGCGCGTCCTCGCCTGCGCGGACGATCTGCGCGCTGAACGCGGACGCGTCACCCTGACGCACCTGGCCGCCAAGTGGGGCTTCAGCGACCTCTCGCACCTGCATCGGGCATTCCGCCACCACCTCGGTCAGACTCCTCGCGAGGTGCTCGCCCAGCTGGACGCCACCGAGGCCGCGTGGGAACGCGCGAGCTGA
- a CDS encoding acyl-CoA dehydrogenase family protein, translating to MAIDFTLSDEQLGLRLQAREFADNVLSQVPDVIAPIPDPLDRFRALKPFYQQMVDAGFVKGLIPAENGGHRFSNLQFALACEELARVEINTPTAILGTGLGVFPIITAGTPEQKERFLAPFTDGSPALGAIAFTEAAGGANFDHPDPKYGVQTFAVRDGDEWVINGRKAYTTNASGWDDQGADIISVVCRIDETKPPAESLAIIVVEKGTPGVTFSGIIDTIGHLATNSPYVDFVDVRVPLENLIGVPGDGLNLTKGAFSWTCSSIAAAAVGKMRRAFEIAYDFVSTEKRSGSVPVIDHQNAGYMLADIKTRIEVGRYFAWKAADHFDKTGGLDRELSNMSKIYNSELAVQTVYDAMRLVGVDSYGDRAPLGDIMQDVLCLPVYDGGNMGVRRRHLHEMLRTPGYDHLAAAENRLSV from the coding sequence GTGGCCATCGACTTCACCCTCTCCGACGAGCAGCTCGGTCTCCGCCTTCAGGCGCGCGAATTCGCTGACAACGTGCTGAGCCAGGTCCCCGACGTCATCGCGCCGATCCCCGATCCGCTCGACCGGTTCCGTGCCCTGAAGCCCTTCTATCAGCAGATGGTCGACGCCGGCTTCGTCAAGGGACTCATCCCCGCCGAGAACGGCGGACACCGCTTCAGCAACCTCCAGTTCGCCCTCGCCTGCGAGGAGCTCGCACGGGTCGAGATCAACACCCCGACCGCGATCCTCGGCACCGGGCTGGGGGTGTTCCCGATCATCACGGCAGGCACTCCTGAGCAGAAGGAACGCTTCCTCGCGCCTTTCACCGACGGCAGCCCGGCCCTGGGGGCGATCGCTTTCACCGAGGCCGCGGGAGGAGCGAACTTCGACCACCCGGACCCCAAGTACGGCGTGCAGACCTTCGCCGTCCGCGACGGCGACGAATGGGTCATCAACGGCCGCAAGGCCTACACCACCAACGCGTCGGGCTGGGACGACCAGGGCGCCGACATCATCAGCGTCGTGTGCCGCATCGACGAGACCAAGCCGCCGGCGGAATCCCTCGCGATCATCGTCGTCGAGAAGGGCACGCCCGGTGTGACCTTCTCGGGGATCATCGACACGATCGGTCACCTCGCCACGAACTCCCCGTATGTGGACTTCGTCGATGTGCGGGTACCGTTGGAAAACCTCATCGGCGTTCCGGGCGACGGGTTGAACCTCACCAAGGGTGCGTTCTCCTGGACGTGCTCGAGCATCGCCGCAGCCGCCGTGGGGAAAATGCGCCGAGCGTTCGAGATCGCCTACGACTTCGTGTCGACCGAGAAGCGATCGGGGAGTGTCCCGGTCATCGACCACCAGAACGCCGGCTACATGCTGGCCGACATCAAGACGCGCATCGAGGTGGGGCGCTACTTCGCGTGGAAGGCCGCCGACCACTTCGACAAGACCGGTGGACTCGACCGCGAGCTGTCGAACATGTCGAAGATCTACAACTCCGAGCTGGCCGTGCAGACCGTGTACGACGCGATGCGGCTCGTCGGCGTCGACTCGTACGGTGATCGCGCCCCGCTCGGCGACATCATGCAGGACGTGCTGTGCCTGCCCGTGTACGACGGCGGCAACATGGGCGTGCGGCGTCGCCACCTGCACGAGATGCTGCGCACCCCCGGATACGACCACTTGGCCGCGGCGGAGAATCGCCTGTCGGTCTGA
- the thrB gene encoding homoserine kinase, whose product MTTGPGRRVAVRVPATSANLGPGFDTLGLALSVYDELVVEQLDDGLLEIDVEGEGTADVPRDASHLVVRAMAHTYASVGRALPGLRLTAHNVIPHGRGMGSSGAAVVAGILAAKGLLEGEVTFSDVDLLRLATEMEGHPDNVAPGLFGGLTIAWMDAEGPQHKQLIVHRGVSPLVFVPSFTMSTAVARSLQPLQVPREDAVFNVSRSALLIAAMTQSPELLMAATEDKLHQNYRAQAMPETDRLVRALRAEGYAAVVSGAGPSVLVLADGPGQRLAAADLMASVVDTPWQALMLAVDVKGGTVKIAEGSA is encoded by the coding sequence GTGACCACAGGCCCCGGCCGTCGGGTCGCGGTCCGTGTTCCCGCGACGAGCGCGAACCTCGGGCCCGGCTTCGACACCCTCGGTCTCGCCCTGAGCGTCTACGACGAACTCGTCGTCGAGCAGCTCGACGACGGCCTCCTCGAGATCGACGTCGAGGGCGAGGGCACGGCCGACGTCCCCCGCGATGCGTCGCACCTCGTCGTCCGCGCGATGGCGCACACGTACGCGTCGGTCGGACGCGCCCTTCCCGGGTTGCGGCTGACCGCGCACAATGTCATCCCGCACGGCCGCGGCATGGGCTCGTCCGGAGCCGCGGTGGTGGCCGGCATCCTCGCCGCCAAGGGCCTGCTCGAGGGCGAGGTGACCTTCAGCGACGTCGACCTTCTGCGCCTCGCGACCGAGATGGAGGGTCACCCCGACAACGTCGCGCCGGGCCTGTTCGGCGGTCTGACGATCGCGTGGATGGATGCCGAGGGCCCCCAGCACAAGCAGCTCATCGTGCACCGCGGTGTGTCGCCGCTGGTCTTCGTGCCGAGCTTCACGATGTCGACCGCCGTCGCACGAAGCCTGCAGCCGCTGCAGGTGCCGCGCGAGGACGCCGTGTTCAACGTGTCGCGTTCGGCCCTGTTGATCGCCGCGATGACGCAGAGTCCCGAGCTGCTCATGGCCGCGACCGAAGACAAGCTGCACCAGAACTATCGCGCCCAGGCGATGCCCGAGACCGACCGGCTCGTTCGCGCCCTCCGCGCCGAGGGGTATGCAGCCGTCGTGTCGGGCGCGGGACCGAGCGTGCTGGTTCTCGCCGATGGACCGGGGCAGCGACTCGCCGCGGCGGATCTTATGGCATCGGTGGTCGACACCCCGTGGCAGGCGCTCATGCTCGCCGTCGACGTCAAGGGTGGTACAGTGAAAATCGCAGAGGGTTCCGCGTAA
- a CDS encoding amidase, with product MTRLHDLPLVAQVAALRHGTLEPRDIAGHYLDRAQRFADLGAFAEVTPDAALRRAADLARPARGSLWGVPLADKDLVARAGVPTRYGSRSRAHLVPTASDPLALALDAAGAVNLGKTSTSEFGLTGFTEPLIHAPARDPWRLSAGAGGSSGGAAVAVAAGLLPAAVGSDGGGSIRIPSATVGVVGLKPSRGRLPIGSGFDSPDGLSVTGPIARSAEDAGLLLDALVGLAPFAYATQAPGAGPFVDAARRSPGTLRIGVTTVSPWDDDEDIVLDPDARTAFETATAWLADADHDVTDADWHPFGYASLFHVLWRASAARIPLSDDDMTLVEPLTAWLVQEGRRLSALELLGGLASARAFERRTIADFSPFDAVLTPALAQGPQPVGSYAGHSPERTFAMQVEYAPYSSFVNVAGLPALTQPVTTDATGHPVSVQLIGRPGGEATLLSLAAQLEHRRGPLPHPPVWDA from the coding sequence ATGACGCGCCTGCACGACCTGCCGCTCGTCGCGCAGGTGGCGGCGCTCCGCCACGGCACGCTCGAGCCACGAGACATCGCGGGGCATTATCTCGATCGCGCCCAGCGCTTCGCCGATCTCGGTGCCTTCGCAGAGGTGACCCCGGATGCCGCCCTCCGCCGGGCCGCGGACCTCGCTCGACCCGCGCGGGGTTCCCTGTGGGGCGTCCCCCTTGCCGACAAGGACCTCGTCGCCCGTGCGGGTGTCCCGACACGCTACGGCTCGCGCTCCCGCGCGCATCTCGTGCCCACGGCATCCGATCCTCTCGCCCTCGCTCTCGATGCCGCGGGTGCCGTGAACCTCGGCAAGACGAGCACCTCGGAGTTCGGTCTCACCGGATTCACCGAACCGCTCATCCACGCTCCCGCACGCGATCCGTGGCGGCTCTCGGCCGGGGCCGGCGGCTCCAGCGGTGGTGCCGCCGTCGCCGTTGCGGCGGGCCTTCTGCCTGCGGCTGTGGGCTCGGACGGCGGCGGCTCCATCCGCATCCCCTCGGCCACGGTCGGCGTCGTCGGGCTGAAACCGTCGCGCGGCAGGCTGCCGATCGGTTCGGGATTCGACTCCCCCGACGGCCTGTCGGTCACCGGGCCGATCGCTCGGTCAGCCGAGGACGCCGGCCTCCTCCTCGACGCGCTCGTGGGGCTCGCTCCGTTCGCTTACGCCACGCAGGCCCCCGGTGCGGGCCCGTTCGTCGATGCGGCGCGGCGCTCACCCGGAACCCTCCGCATCGGCGTCACGACCGTTTCGCCGTGGGACGACGACGAGGACATCGTGCTCGATCCCGACGCACGCACGGCGTTCGAGACGGCCACCGCCTGGCTCGCGGATGCGGACCATGACGTGACGGATGCCGACTGGCATCCGTTCGGGTATGCCTCACTCTTCCACGTCCTCTGGCGCGCGAGCGCCGCCCGCATCCCGTTGAGCGACGACGACATGACCCTCGTCGAACCGCTGACCGCGTGGCTCGTGCAGGAGGGGCGACGACTGTCGGCGCTCGAACTGCTGGGCGGCCTGGCCTCGGCACGCGCTTTCGAACGTCGGACGATCGCAGACTTCTCGCCCTTCGACGCGGTGCTGACCCCCGCGCTGGCGCAGGGGCCGCAGCCCGTGGGGTCGTATGCGGGGCACAGTCCGGAGCGCACGTTCGCGATGCAGGTCGAGTACGCACCGTACTCGAGTTTCGTCAACGTCGCGGGACTGCCCGCACTCACCCAGCCCGTCACGACCGATGCGACCGGCCACCCGGTCTCGGTGCAGCTCATCGGCCGCCCCGGCGGAGAGGCAACCCTGCTCTCACTGGCGGCGCAACTCGAGCACCGTCGCGGCCCGCTCCCCCACCCCCCGGTGTGGGACGCCTGA
- the prfA gene encoding peptide chain release factor 1: MFESVRGLIEEHKAVQEELSDPAVHADAARAKRVNRRYAELSRIVTAHEAWVSASDDLEAARELAREDEAFAAEVPTLEERVAETQERLRRLLIPRDPDDARDVIMEIKGGEGGAESALFAADLLRMYLQYAASMGWKTELLERTESDLGGYKDVQVAIKGSSSDPAQGVWAHLKYEGGVHRVQRVPATESQGRIHTSTTGVLVFPEVDEPEEVAIDPNDLKIDVFRSSGPGGQSVNTTDSAVRITHVPTGIVVSMQNEKSQLQNREAGMRVLRARLLAKQQEERDAVAADARRSQIRGMDRSERIRTYNFPENRIADHRTGYKAYNLDQVMDGALGPLIESAIAADEEARLAALAGD, translated from the coding sequence ATGTTCGAGTCGGTCCGTGGACTGATCGAGGAGCACAAGGCCGTCCAGGAGGAGCTCTCCGACCCGGCCGTGCACGCCGACGCGGCGCGCGCCAAGCGCGTCAATCGGCGATACGCGGAGCTGTCGCGGATCGTCACGGCTCACGAGGCCTGGGTCTCGGCATCCGATGACCTCGAAGCGGCACGCGAACTCGCGCGAGAAGACGAGGCGTTCGCGGCTGAGGTCCCGACGCTGGAGGAGCGGGTCGCCGAGACGCAGGAGCGTCTGCGGCGCCTGCTCATTCCGCGCGACCCCGATGACGCGCGCGACGTGATCATGGAGATCAAGGGCGGCGAGGGCGGGGCCGAGAGCGCGCTGTTCGCGGCCGATCTGCTGCGCATGTACCTGCAGTACGCCGCCTCGATGGGCTGGAAGACCGAGCTCCTCGAGCGCACGGAGTCCGACCTCGGCGGCTACAAAGACGTCCAGGTCGCGATCAAGGGCTCCTCGAGCGACCCCGCTCAGGGGGTGTGGGCCCACCTGAAGTACGAGGGCGGCGTGCACCGTGTGCAGCGGGTGCCCGCGACCGAGTCGCAGGGGCGTATTCACACGTCCACGACGGGCGTGCTCGTCTTCCCCGAGGTCGACGAGCCCGAAGAGGTCGCGATCGACCCGAACGACCTCAAGATCGACGTGTTCCGCTCGTCCGGCCCCGGAGGCCAGTCGGTCAACACGACGGACTCCGCCGTGCGCATCACCCACGTCCCGACCGGGATCGTCGTGTCGATGCAGAACGAGAAGTCGCAGCTGCAGAACCGCGAGGCGGGCATGCGCGTGCTGCGCGCCCGGCTGCTCGCCAAGCAGCAGGAGGAGCGCGACGCCGTGGCCGCGGACGCGCGTCGGTCGCAGATCCGCGGCATGGATCGTTCGGAGCGCATCCGGACGTACAACTTCCCCGAGAACCGCATCGCCGATCACCGCACCGGATACAAGGCCTACAACCTCGATCAGGTCATGGACGGCGCCCTCGGCCCCCTCATCGAGTCGGCCATCGCGGCCGACGAAGAGGCGCGTCTGGCCGCTCTCGCCGGCGACTGA
- the cysK gene encoding cysteine synthase A has protein sequence MPGIHSDITSAFGDTPLVRLNRVAEGTEAQILAKLEFYNPASSVKDRLGIAIVDAAEASGELKPGGTLVESTSGNTGIALAMVGAARGYKVILTMPASMSKERRILLKAFGAELVLTDPTKGMSYAVDEAKRIVAETPGAVWARQFENEANPAIHRKTTAEEILRDTDGKVDYFVAGIGTGGTITGVGQVLKERVPGVKIVAVEPADSPILTKGHPGPHKIQGIGPNFVPAILDRDILDEVIDVEFDDAIRVARETAAKDGILVGMSSGAAIWAALEIARRPEAAGKNIVVIIPSYGERYLSTALYEHLRED, from the coding sequence ATGCCCGGCATCCACTCCGACATCACCTCTGCGTTCGGCGACACTCCGCTGGTGCGCTTGAACCGCGTTGCGGAGGGGACCGAGGCGCAGATCCTGGCGAAGCTGGAGTTCTACAACCCGGCTTCCAGCGTCAAGGATCGCCTGGGCATCGCGATCGTCGACGCCGCAGAAGCGTCGGGCGAGCTGAAGCCGGGCGGCACCCTCGTCGAGTCCACGAGCGGCAACACCGGCATCGCCCTGGCGATGGTCGGCGCCGCTCGCGGCTACAAGGTCATCCTCACGATGCCCGCCTCGATGTCGAAGGAGCGCCGGATCCTGCTCAAGGCGTTCGGCGCGGAGCTCGTTCTGACCGACCCCACCAAGGGCATGTCGTACGCGGTCGACGAGGCCAAGCGCATCGTCGCCGAGACTCCGGGCGCCGTGTGGGCGCGCCAGTTCGAGAACGAGGCGAACCCGGCGATCCACCGCAAGACGACCGCAGAAGAGATCCTGCGCGACACCGACGGCAAGGTCGACTACTTCGTCGCCGGCATCGGCACGGGCGGAACGATCACCGGTGTCGGCCAGGTGCTGAAGGAGCGCGTCCCCGGCGTCAAGATCGTCGCCGTCGAGCCCGCCGACTCCCCCATCCTCACGAAGGGGCACCCGGGGCCCCACAAGATCCAGGGCATCGGTCCCAACTTCGTCCCCGCGATCCTCGACCGCGACATCCTCGACGAGGTCATCGACGTCGAGTTCGACGACGCGATCCGCGTCGCCCGCGAGACCGCGGCCAAGGACGGCATCCTGGTCGGCATGTCGTCGGGAGCGGCGATCTGGGCCGCGCTCGAGATCGCGCGCCGTCCCGAGGCCGCCGGCAAGAACATCGTCGTGATCATCCCGTCGTACGGCGAGCGCTACCTCTCGACCGCCCTCTACGAGCACCTGCGCGAAGACTGA
- the rho gene encoding transcription termination factor Rho yields the protein MESISETQPVDAPEGAEIPAEEQPSAEAQGTDNDQADTAAETPDAEGADASAAEVAADDATIDEAAADAAPADAAEPEALFTDDALAAEAPTADAPAEAVAEPAAEPAAAEPAAAEPAAAAEEPAAAAAEAPAEEPAPVEKPAKAPRKRAPRRATTASAKEKAAAEAAAAEAAAAETAAAEAAAADTAATDTVAAEAPAADVAPEAEVDAATPVTTAADVADDAAEQTPTVDEAGATDAPVEGHPSSSEAADTASSDDAADQTPARGRGRNRSRNRNRNRAETTETAEAQPAAGDESETAPQGGQRDGGAQNGQQAQQQQGGTSNRSRQRNKRRGQNATGDEFDSEIGEDDVLVPIAGILDVLDNYAFVRTTGYLPGPSDVYVSLGQVKKYNLRKGDAVVGSIKQPRENEQSSRQKYNALVKVDSINGLSVDDAAARVDFGKLTPLYPQERLRLETAPEKLTQRIIDLVAPVGKGQRGLIVAPPKAGKTIVLQQIANAIAHNNPEVHLMVVLVDERPEEVTDMQRTVKGEVIASTFDRPAEDHTTVAELAIERAKRLVELGRDVVVLLDSITRLGRAYNLSAPTSGRVLTGGVDASALYPPKRFFGAARNIENGGSLTILATALVETGSKMDDVIFEEFKGTGNSELRLSRQLADKRIFPAVDVNASSTRREEMLLSPDEVKITWKLRRALAGLEPQQALEVVLGKLKETQSNVEFLVQMQKSIPAPSRGGDDNSIR from the coding sequence GTGGAGTCCATCTCCGAGACCCAGCCCGTCGACGCGCCCGAGGGCGCTGAGATCCCCGCCGAGGAACAGCCTTCGGCCGAGGCGCAGGGCACCGACAACGACCAGGCCGACACGGCTGCCGAGACCCCGGATGCCGAGGGCGCAGACGCCTCGGCCGCCGAGGTCGCTGCTGACGACGCGACCATCGACGAGGCCGCCGCCGACGCGGCGCCCGCCGATGCCGCGGAGCCCGAGGCGCTGTTCACCGATGACGCGCTCGCCGCCGAGGCGCCCACCGCGGACGCTCCGGCCGAGGCCGTCGCTGAGCCCGCTGCCGAGCCCGCCGCTGCCGAGCCCGCTGCTGCCGAGCCCGCCGCCGCGGCCGAGGAGCCGGCGGCTGCGGCCGCGGAGGCCCCTGCCGAAGAGCCCGCTCCGGTGGAGAAGCCGGCAAAGGCTCCGCGCAAGCGGGCGCCGCGTCGCGCGACGACCGCCTCCGCGAAGGAGAAGGCGGCCGCCGAGGCCGCCGCCGCAGAAGCTGCCGCGGCCGAAACCGCCGCTGCGGAGGCCGCCGCGGCTGACACGGCTGCGACTGACACGGTCGCCGCAGAGGCGCCCGCCGCCGACGTCGCCCCCGAGGCGGAGGTCGACGCGGCAACCCCCGTGACCACCGCTGCCGATGTCGCCGACGACGCCGCCGAGCAGACCCCGACGGTCGACGAGGCCGGCGCGACCGACGCGCCGGTTGAGGGCCACCCCTCTTCGAGCGAGGCTGCCGACACCGCTTCTTCGGACGACGCCGCCGACCAGACCCCCGCGCGGGGTCGCGGTCGGAACCGCTCCCGCAACCGGAACCGCAACCGCGCAGAGACCACCGAGACCGCCGAGGCGCAGCCCGCCGCGGGCGACGAGTCCGAGACAGCTCCGCAGGGCGGCCAGCGCGACGGCGGCGCCCAGAACGGTCAGCAGGCTCAGCAGCAGCAGGGCGGCACCAGCAACCGCAGCCGTCAGCGCAACAAGCGCCGCGGCCAGAACGCGACGGGCGACGAGTTCGATTCCGAGATCGGCGAGGACGACGTCCTCGTGCCGATCGCCGGCATCCTCGACGTGCTCGACAACTACGCCTTCGTGCGCACCACCGGCTACCTGCCCGGGCCGAGCGACGTCTACGTCTCGCTGGGCCAGGTGAAGAAGTACAACCTGCGCAAGGGCGACGCCGTGGTGGGCTCGATCAAGCAGCCGCGTGAGAACGAGCAGTCCAGCCGCCAGAAGTACAACGCGCTGGTCAAGGTCGACTCGATCAACGGTCTGTCGGTCGACGACGCCGCCGCGCGCGTCGACTTCGGCAAGCTCACGCCCCTCTACCCGCAGGAGCGCCTGCGTCTCGAGACGGCACCCGAGAAGCTGACCCAGCGCATCATCGACCTCGTGGCGCCCGTCGGCAAGGGCCAGCGCGGCCTCATCGTCGCGCCCCCCAAGGCGGGCAAGACGATCGTGCTGCAGCAGATCGCCAACGCCATCGCGCACAACAACCCCGAGGTCCACCTCATGGTCGTGCTCGTCGACGAGCGCCCCGAAGAGGTCACCGACATGCAGCGCACCGTCAAGGGCGAGGTCATCGCCTCGACCTTCGACCGTCCTGCCGAAGACCACACCACGGTTGCCGAACTGGCCATCGAGCGTGCCAAGCGCCTGGTCGAGCTCGGCCGCGACGTGGTCGTGCTCCTCGACTCGATCACCCGCCTGGGCCGCGCCTACAACCTGTCGGCGCCCACCTCGGGTCGCGTGCTCACCGGTGGCGTCGATGCGTCGGCGCTGTACCCGCCCAAGCGCTTCTTCGGCGCCGCGCGCAACATCGAGAACGGCGGATCGCTCACGATCCTCGCCACCGCACTGGTGGAGACCGGCTCGAAGATGGATGACGTGATCTTCGAGGAGTTCAAGGGCACGGGCAACAGCGAGCTGCGCCTGAGCCGCCAGCTCGCCGACAAGCGCATCTTCCCGGCCGTCGACGTGAACGCGTCGAGCACCCGCCGTGAAGAGATGCTGCTCTCGCCCGACGAGGTGAAGATCACGTGGAAGCTCCGCCGTGCCCTGGCCGGTCTCGAGCCCCAGCAGGCCCTCGAGGTCGTGCTCGGCAAGCTCAAGGAGACGCAGTCGAACGTCGAGTTCCTCGTGCAGATGCAGAAGTCCATCCCGGCGCCCTCGCGCGGCGGTGACGACAACAGTATCCGCTGA